The following proteins are encoded in a genomic region of Coffea eugenioides isolate CCC68of chromosome 6, Ceug_1.0, whole genome shotgun sequence:
- the LOC113774996 gene encoding uncharacterized protein LOC113774996 encodes MVYTYTPTYYSSLQDSIASLCKNILPFSFKKRRLPAIAAAEQRLSKQQADNLKWQQDSFHQILKLMGLCKEGILPETEVSAFRSHLLDTLIASPLDHEHSSILRDKLLFLQELLYAKCISEDEYHSSKRPLLQRLAVQGAEIEARDIIVGAQKESSDEVWSVIDLKDEKCIVGKEGSNLKKKQKQGSAMKQIKGGAVSVMGFGSSNKGATTKEDKGLTAPGGENSRPADRRYEVELSTENPFWNSQFREKESETKSILMSESLPNESEKVEKQSGGDKGKRKPFRTLFQREQKEGHVSTNGDNGCGSEEKTKSGKKQWGFEGFKKWKKNDSDDETAPLALNEKSNCGIYNSQLVQSPVGEGPDTKQIKRKLHPDGAPSDFFVDKVLEDNIKKKLSQIRSELDAKNHNVHLSDDQIEAVSTRLPVDKADLKQFFPKSWCDQYGDVVLDVVRKEFKDHVGQVSVGREKHSSKRWTTFDDDENCHPNLFAPEENFFHMKQDKSNALKKDHLYAAAAANSSIEKGFKYNPFFDI; translated from the exons ATGGTTTACACATACACTCCTACATATTACAGTTCACTCCAAGATTCAATAGCCTCTTTGTGCAAAAAtatccttccattttctttcaAGAAAAGGCGGTTGCCTGCAATCGCTGCAGCTGAGCAGAGGCTATCAAAGCAGCAGGCTGACAACTTGAAATGGCAGCAAGATTCATTCCACCAGATACTCAAATTAATGGGCCTCTGCAAGGAAGGGATTTTGCCCGAAACAGAGGTCTCTGCTTTTAGATCACATCTATTAGATACCCTTATTGCTTCACCACTTGACCATGAACATTCTTCAATTTTGAGGGATAAATTGCTCTTCTTGCAG GAGCTACTGTATGCAAAATGCATATCAGAAGATGAGTATCATTCGTCGAAAAGGCCTTTGTTACAGAGGTTAGCAGTTCAAGGAGCTGAAATTGAGGCAAGAGATATAATTGTTGGTGCTCAGAAAGAGAGTTCAGATGAAGTGTGGTCTGTGATAGATTTGAAAGACGAGAAGTGTATTGTTGGCAAAGAAGGCtcaaatttgaagaaaaaacaaaagcaaggTTCAGCGATGAAGCAAATCAAAGGGGGGGCTGTATCTGTAATGGGCTTTGGATCGTCAAATAAAGGTGCAACAACTAAGGAAGATAAGGGTTTAACTGCTCCGGGTGGTGAAAACAGTAGACCAGCTGATAGAAGGTATGAAGTTGAACTTTCTACGGAGAATCCTTTCTGGAATAGTCAGTTCAGGGAGAAAGAAAGTGAAACAAAATCTATTCTCATGTCAGAGAGTTTGCCAAATGAATCCGAAAAAGTTGAGAAGCAAAGTGGAGGTgacaaagggaaaagaaaaccCTTCAGAACTCTATTTCAGAGAGAGCAAAAAGAGGGACATGTGAGCACTAACGGGGATAATGGCTGTGGTTCTGAGGAAAAAACCAAATCAGGAAAGAAGCAATGGGGATTTGAAGGAttcaagaaatggaagaaaaatgaCTCTGATGACGAAACTGCTCCATTGGCACTAAATGAGAAGTCAAATTGTGGAATTTATAATTCACAACTTGTCCAAAGCCCCGTTGGCGAGGGACCAGACACCAAGCAAATTAAGAGGAAGCTGCACCCAGATGGTGCACCTTCAGATTTCTTTGTTGATAAG GTTTTGGAAGATAATATAAAAAAGAAGCTGTCGCAAATTCGATCAGAACTTGATGCCAAAAATCATAATGTTCATTTGTC AGATGACCAAATTGAAGCAGTTTCTACTAGGCTTCCAGTTGACAAGGCTGATCTAAAACAGTTCTTTCCCAA GTCATGGTGCGATCAGTACGGTGATGTCGTTTTGGATGTGGTGAGGAAGGAATTCAAGGACCATGTTGGACAAGTGAGTGTTGGTAGGGAAAAGCACAGCTCCAAGAGATGGACAACATTTGATGATGATGAAAATTGTCACCCCAATCTCTTTGCTCCAGAGGAAAACTTCTTCCACATGAAGCAAGACAAATCCAATGCTTTGAAGAAGGATCATCTGtatgctgctgctgctgccaaCAGCAGTATTGAGAAAGGCTTCAAATATAATCCCTTCTTTGATATTTAG
- the LOC113776346 gene encoding uncharacterized protein LOC113776346 isoform X2 — MGSSGSRLGGSRPPPSRLPQHHHRRRHRPSFKRVLSSLFICGALPSSRHPHEMEDDPAEKLVNSAEDDGLEKIQIPPKSSSFHSGTEHPIPTTETGAGSQRGTLPGDSSSREDSPGNVEAIDKGKRLYENKELAFNSQSLLTCRSYDASTSYEDEPSTETESANARANADALNRGNNVMNENVPHSCAGFMLSNCPSSVGLGESSSDEVSVENCANELMLFHDCDSGSASVLSESPVGDTSQQITPSSLGFLLTERDLGHTDRNVLQVDMVSVSSNMSPSSSAGLSNHEARHNSRRLFWDAFSRRSSRRNAESRSHLFTTDDSDGLESHDRWLLDFNGDFFEDGIGGDSRPHPSSNQNTNERRWDSSSEIWERFRDVGRSGTDRRAATCPAGIHPDGACSCGLMLRAEESGARASISRIVMLAEALFEVLDEIHRQPMSLPLSVVSVPAPETVVDSLPVKIHRKPERLESGDDVIQCYICLAEYEEGDKIRILPCHHEYHVACIDKWLKEIHGVCPLCRRDVREGLSLTGGAISTSGVPSF, encoded by the exons ATGGGTTCCAGTGGTAGCCGTCTAGGGGGCTCTCGCCCACCCCCTTCTCGGCTCCCTCAGCATCATCATCGTCGTCGTCATCGTCCCAGCTTCAAACGCGTCCTCTCTTCGCTCTTCATTTGTGGTGCCTTGCCTTCCTCTCGCCATCCTCATGAG atggaagatgatccagctgAAAAACTGGTAAATTCTGCTGAAGACGATGGTCTGGAGAAGATCCAAATTCCACCTAAGAGTTCTTCTTTTCACAGTGGTACTGAACATCCAATTCCTACAACTGAAACTGGAGCTGGATCTCAAAGAGGCACATTGCCTGGCGATAGCTCTTCTAGAGAAGATTCTCCTGGAAATGTTGAGGCAATTGATAAAGGGAAAAGGTTGTATGAGAATAAGGAATTAGCGTTTAATTCTCAATCACTTCTTACTTGTAGAAGCTATGATGCTAGTACATCCTATGAAGATGAACCTTCTACAGAAACAGAATCTGCAAATGCCAGGGCGAATGCAGATGCTCTTAACCGGGGTAACAATGTGATGAATGAGAATGTGCCTCATAGTTGTGCTGGCTTTATGCTTTCTAATTGTCCATCTTCTGTTGGACTTGGAGAATCTTCATCAGATGAAGTATCAGTTGAAAATTGTGCAAATGAACTGATGCTTTTCCACGACTGTGATTCTGGTTCAGCATCTGTTCTTTCTGAATCTCCAGTGGGTGATACTTCTCAGCAGATTACTCCTTCGAGTCTAGGATTCCTGTTGACAGAGAGAGATCTGGGTCATACAGACAGGAATGTACTTCAAGTTGACATGGTGAGTGTCTCCTCCAATATGTCACCTAGTAGTTCTGCTGGATTGAGCAATCATGAAGCAAGACATAATAGCAGAAGACTTTTCTGGGATGCTTTCTCAAGACGCAGTTCTAGAAGGAATGCAGAGTCCAGATCGCATCTTTTTACAACAGATGACTCCGATGGACTTGAATCTCATGACAGATGGCTTCTTGATTTTAATGGCGATTTCTTTGAGGATGGGATTGGAGGTGATTCACGACCACATCCAAGTAGCAACCAGAATACCAATGAACGTCGGTGGGATTCCAGTTCTGAG ATATGGGAACGATTTCGTGATGTTGGTCGAAGTGGGACTGATCGACGGGCAGCCACCTGTCCAGCAGGAATTCACCCTGATGGTGCATGCTCATGTGGTTTGATGTTAAGGGCTGAGGAGTCTGGTGCTCGTGCAAGCATTTCACGAATAGTCATGCTTGCTGAAGCATTGTTTGAG GTACTAGATGAAATACATAGACAACCCATGTCACTACCCTTGTCTGTGGTCTCAGTTCCAGCTCCAGAGACAGTTGTTGACTCTCTACCTGTGAAGATTCATAGGAAGCCAGAAAGACTGGAAAGTGGAGATGATGTTATACA GTGTTATATTTGCTTGGCAGAGTACGAAGAGGGGGACAAAATAAGAATTCTCCCTTGCCACCATGAGTATCATGTGGCCTGTATTGATAAATGGCTTAAAGAAATACATGG CGTATGCCCCCTCTGTCGACGAGATGTTCGTGAGGGTTTAAGCTTGACAGGAGGTGCTATTTCAACCTCTGGAGTTCCTTCTTTTTGA
- the LOC113774928 gene encoding putative glycerol-3-phosphate transporter 5: protein MMMQVKTLDPPPPPWPPGFTVFPNLKPPHRTLPFHQFLVLFLTFTAYSSFHASRKPPSIVKSILGPEVQTANTTIHVVASVFNSDPFQSSQNLGKNATGWAPFNDLRGTHRLGELDLSFLLAYSVGMYFAGHIGDSFDLRLFLTIGMVGSGCLVIFFGLGYFLDVHSFAFFVIVQILCGLFQSIGWPCVVAVVGNWFEKSKRGLIMGIWNSQASVGNIIGSVVASSVLGFGWGWCFVLPGTLIIIVAVLVYLFLVVSPENVGFEFPEMEIEMSVEAVALVDSEKVESGEEGFVGSVDEGVSVAIGFLEAWRLPGVAPYAFSLFFSKLVAYTFLYWLPFYLRHTAIGGVHVSHRTAGILSTIFDIGGVAGGILAGFISDLIEAQAVSSLLFFLLSIPALVLYRIYGSVSMVWNIALMFVSGLLVNGPYSLITTAVATDLGTQSVIKGNSRALATVSAIIDGTGSVGAAIGPLLAGYISTGGWNSVFFMLIVSIFLASLLLIHLVKNEIKGKLNEGKWLWFHVITH, encoded by the exons ATGATGATGCAAGTTAAAACCCTAGATCCGCCACCACCACCATGGCCACCGGGATTTACCGTCTTCCCCAACCTCAAACCCCCGCATAGGACCCTACCTTTCCACCAATTTCTGGTCCTCTTCCTCACCTTCACTGCCTACTCTTCCTTTCATGCCTCCCGTAAACCTCCAAGTATTGTCAAATCCATACTTGGCCCCGAAGTCCAAACTGCAAACACCACGATCCACGTCGTGGCTTCGGTGTTTAACTCCGACCCATTTCAATCCAGCCAAAACCTAGGTAAAAATGCCACTGGGTGGGCTCCGTTTAATGACCTACGTGGAACCCACCGTCTGGGGGAGCTGGATCTTTCATTCCTATTGGCCTATTCTGTTGGGATGTATTTCGCTGGCCACATTGGTGATAGCTTTGATTTGAGGCTGTTCTTGACTATAGGAATGGTGGGCAGTGGCTGTTTAGTGATATTTTTCGGGTTAGGCTACTTTCTTGACGTGCATTCTTTCGCATTTTTCGTGATTGTTCAGATTTTGTGTGGATTGTTTCAGTCCATTGGTTGGCCTTGTGTGGTTGCAGTGGTAGGCAATTGGTTTGAGAAGTCCAAAAGAGGGTTGATCATGGGGATATGGAATTCTCAGGCCTCGGTTGGTAACATTATTGGTTCAGTAGTAGCTTCTTCAGTGCTGGGATTTGGGTGGGGTTGGTGTTTCGTCTTACCTGGGACTTTGATTATAATTGTGGCAGTTCTGGTGTATTTGTTTCTTGTTGTCAGTCCTGAAAATGTTGGATTTGAGTTTCCGGAAATGGAGATTGAGATGAGTGTGGAGGCAGTTGCGTTGGTGGATTCAGAAAAAGTTGAATCAGGAGAAGAGGGATTTGTTGGTTCTGTGGATGAGGGTGTTTCAGTTGCAATTGGATTCCTGGAAGCTTGGAGGTTGCCGGGAGTGGCCCCTTATGCTTTCTCCCTGTTCTTCTCCAAGCTTGTTGCTTATACCTTTCTTTATTGGTTGCCTTTTTACCTAAGGCACACAG ccattggCGGGGTGCACGTGTCTCACAGAACTGCTGGCATCCTTTCAACGATTTTTGATATTGGAGGTGTTGCTGGTGGCATTCTGGCTGGATTCATATCTGACCTAATTGAAGCTCAAGCTGTTAGCTCTCTTCTATTCTTCTTGTTATCGATTCCAGCCCTTGTTTTGTATCGCATTTATGGAAGTGTGTCTATGGTATGGAATATTGCATTAATGTTTGTTTCTGGGTTGCTGGTCAATGGGCCGTACTCGCTAATTACCACAGCTGTTGCCACTGATCTTGGTACCCAGAGTGTGATTAAAGGTAACTCTCGTGCCTTAGCCACGGTGTCTGCAATCATAGATGGTACTGGTTCTGTTGGGGCAGCAATTGGGCCCCTTCTGGCTGGTTACATATCAACTGGAGGATGGAACAGCGTGTTTTTTATGCTCATTGTTTCAATATTCTTGGCAAGCTTGTTATTGATTCATCTTGTAAAGAATGAGATTAAAGGAAAGCTGAATGAGGGAAAATGGCTTTGGTTCCATGTGATTACTCATTAA
- the LOC113774997 gene encoding E3 ubiquitin-protein ligase RLIM-like gives MAGMLPGVEVARRRRFHQSGGWLDSSSASPSGHCSTRRSSFCLYVSNHESPLSSSTSIVPRSSISQAYCDQKLNDAAREAKQRLDGRLRAQWKSETKRGHSGRQRSRQSENRPTEVRELQTEVSGVKKSGSKRFSWVKLSWKSSEQDECAVCLEEFRAEEKLMQLACAHRFHSGCLVPWLENNAHCPCCRTEIVL, from the exons ATGGCTGGGATGCTTCCTGGAGTAGAAGTTGCAAGGAGGAGGAGGTTTCATCAAAGTGGAGGATGGCTTGATTCTTCCAGTGCTTCACCTTCTGGTCATTGTTCAACTAGAAGGTCTTCTTTTTGTCTATATGTCAGCAACCATGAATCCCCTCTCAGCTCAAGCACATCTATTGTG CCCAGGAGCTCAATAAGCCAGGCATACTGTGATCAGAAGCTGAATGATGCAGCCAGAGAAGCCAAACAAAGGTTGGATGGGAGGCTAAGAGCACAATGGAAATCAGAAACCAAaag GGGTCATAGCGGCCGACAAAGATCAAGACAATCGGAAAACAGGCCTACAGAGGTAAGAGAGTTGCAAACAGAGGTGTCGGGGGTAAAGAAAAGCGGATCGAAGAGGTTCAGTTGGGTGAAGCTAAGCTGGAAGTCATCTGAACAGGACGAATGTGCTGTGTGTTTGGAGGAATTTAGGGCAGAGGAGAAGCTAATGCAGTTAGCCTGCGCCCACAGGTTCCATTCAGGATGTTTGGTGCCATGGCTCGAGAACAATGCCCACTGTCCTTGTTGCAGAACGGAAATTGTCCTATAA
- the LOC113775695 gene encoding uncharacterized protein LOC113775695 has translation MARAEQKQAFTSSYSAIREHEQEGLHHDRVEEEVASPSGCCCCCCFGFGGWKRSNQESKYLLRENSGHEESWFVDKLKNMKEYSEVVAGPKWKNIVRKIGKYVKPKKSTTQSMYTPNSYALNFDDGEEEEEEDDLFVSFSSRFSAPLSSNQQRTSASP, from the coding sequence ATGGCCAGAGCTGAGCAGAAACAGGCCTTTACTAGCTCATATTCAGCGATAAGAGAGCATGAACAAGAAGGCCTGCATCATGACCGGGTGGAGGAGGAGGTAGCTTCCCCAAGTGgatgctgctgctgctgctgctttgGATTTGGAGGTTGGAAAAGAAGCAATCAAGAGAGCAAATATTTGCTGCGAGAGAATAGCGGCCATGAGGAATCCTGGTTCGTGGACAAGCTGAAGAACATGAAGGAATATTCAGAGGTTGTGGCGGGACCTAAGTGGAAGAACATTGTCAGGAAGATCGGAAAGTACGTCAAGCCCAAGAAATCTACGACTCAATCCATGTACACCCCAAACAGCTATGCACTCAACTTTGATGATGgcgaagaggaggaggaggaggatgatTTGTTCGTCAGTTTTTCATCAAGATTTTCTGCTCCTTTATCTAGCAATCAACAGAGAACGTCTGCGAGTCCTTGA
- the LOC113776346 gene encoding uncharacterized protein LOC113776346 isoform X1, whose product MGSSGSRLGGSRPPPSRLPQHHHRRRHRPSFKRVLSSLFICGALPSSRHPHEVSPQMEDDPAEKLVNSAEDDGLEKIQIPPKSSSFHSGTEHPIPTTETGAGSQRGTLPGDSSSREDSPGNVEAIDKGKRLYENKELAFNSQSLLTCRSYDASTSYEDEPSTETESANARANADALNRGNNVMNENVPHSCAGFMLSNCPSSVGLGESSSDEVSVENCANELMLFHDCDSGSASVLSESPVGDTSQQITPSSLGFLLTERDLGHTDRNVLQVDMVSVSSNMSPSSSAGLSNHEARHNSRRLFWDAFSRRSSRRNAESRSHLFTTDDSDGLESHDRWLLDFNGDFFEDGIGGDSRPHPSSNQNTNERRWDSSSEIWERFRDVGRSGTDRRAATCPAGIHPDGACSCGLMLRAEESGARASISRIVMLAEALFEVLDEIHRQPMSLPLSVVSVPAPETVVDSLPVKIHRKPERLESGDDVIQCYICLAEYEEGDKIRILPCHHEYHVACIDKWLKEIHGVCPLCRRDVREGLSLTGGAISTSGVPSF is encoded by the exons ATGGGTTCCAGTGGTAGCCGTCTAGGGGGCTCTCGCCCACCCCCTTCTCGGCTCCCTCAGCATCATCATCGTCGTCGTCATCGTCCCAGCTTCAAACGCGTCCTCTCTTCGCTCTTCATTTGTGGTGCCTTGCCTTCCTCTCGCCATCCTCATGAGGTGTCTCCACAG atggaagatgatccagctgAAAAACTGGTAAATTCTGCTGAAGACGATGGTCTGGAGAAGATCCAAATTCCACCTAAGAGTTCTTCTTTTCACAGTGGTACTGAACATCCAATTCCTACAACTGAAACTGGAGCTGGATCTCAAAGAGGCACATTGCCTGGCGATAGCTCTTCTAGAGAAGATTCTCCTGGAAATGTTGAGGCAATTGATAAAGGGAAAAGGTTGTATGAGAATAAGGAATTAGCGTTTAATTCTCAATCACTTCTTACTTGTAGAAGCTATGATGCTAGTACATCCTATGAAGATGAACCTTCTACAGAAACAGAATCTGCAAATGCCAGGGCGAATGCAGATGCTCTTAACCGGGGTAACAATGTGATGAATGAGAATGTGCCTCATAGTTGTGCTGGCTTTATGCTTTCTAATTGTCCATCTTCTGTTGGACTTGGAGAATCTTCATCAGATGAAGTATCAGTTGAAAATTGTGCAAATGAACTGATGCTTTTCCACGACTGTGATTCTGGTTCAGCATCTGTTCTTTCTGAATCTCCAGTGGGTGATACTTCTCAGCAGATTACTCCTTCGAGTCTAGGATTCCTGTTGACAGAGAGAGATCTGGGTCATACAGACAGGAATGTACTTCAAGTTGACATGGTGAGTGTCTCCTCCAATATGTCACCTAGTAGTTCTGCTGGATTGAGCAATCATGAAGCAAGACATAATAGCAGAAGACTTTTCTGGGATGCTTTCTCAAGACGCAGTTCTAGAAGGAATGCAGAGTCCAGATCGCATCTTTTTACAACAGATGACTCCGATGGACTTGAATCTCATGACAGATGGCTTCTTGATTTTAATGGCGATTTCTTTGAGGATGGGATTGGAGGTGATTCACGACCACATCCAAGTAGCAACCAGAATACCAATGAACGTCGGTGGGATTCCAGTTCTGAG ATATGGGAACGATTTCGTGATGTTGGTCGAAGTGGGACTGATCGACGGGCAGCCACCTGTCCAGCAGGAATTCACCCTGATGGTGCATGCTCATGTGGTTTGATGTTAAGGGCTGAGGAGTCTGGTGCTCGTGCAAGCATTTCACGAATAGTCATGCTTGCTGAAGCATTGTTTGAG GTACTAGATGAAATACATAGACAACCCATGTCACTACCCTTGTCTGTGGTCTCAGTTCCAGCTCCAGAGACAGTTGTTGACTCTCTACCTGTGAAGATTCATAGGAAGCCAGAAAGACTGGAAAGTGGAGATGATGTTATACA GTGTTATATTTGCTTGGCAGAGTACGAAGAGGGGGACAAAATAAGAATTCTCCCTTGCCACCATGAGTATCATGTGGCCTGTATTGATAAATGGCTTAAAGAAATACATGG CGTATGCCCCCTCTGTCGACGAGATGTTCGTGAGGGTTTAAGCTTGACAGGAGGTGCTATTTCAACCTCTGGAGTTCCTTCTTTTTGA
- the LOC113776346 gene encoding uncharacterized protein LOC113776346 isoform X3 — MGSSGSRLGGSRPPPSRLPQHHHRRRHRPSFKRVLSSLFICGALPSSRHPHEVSPQMEDDPAEKLVNSAEDDGLEKIQIPPKSSSFHSGTEHPIPTTETGAGSQRGTLPGDSSSREDSPGNVEAIDKGKRLYENKELAFNSQSLLTCRSYDASTSYEDEPSTETESANARANADALNRGNNVMNENVPHSCAGFMLSNCPSSVGLGESSSDEVSVENCANELMLFHDCDSGSASVLSESPVGDTSQQITPSSLGFLLTERDLGHTDRNVLQVDMVSVSSNMSPSSSAGLSNHEARHNSRRLFWDAFSRRSSRRNAESRSHLFTTDDSDGLESHDRWLLDFNGDFFEDGIGGDSRPHPSSNQNTNERRWDSSSEIWERFRDVGRSGTDRRAATCPAGIHPDGACSCGLMLRAEESGARASISRIVMLAEALFEVLDEIHRQPMSLPLSVVSVPAPETVVDSLPVKIHRKPERLESGDDVIQCYICLAEYEEGDKIRILPCHHEYHVACIDKWLKEIHGIVSTLTLQRMPPLSTRCS; from the exons ATGGGTTCCAGTGGTAGCCGTCTAGGGGGCTCTCGCCCACCCCCTTCTCGGCTCCCTCAGCATCATCATCGTCGTCGTCATCGTCCCAGCTTCAAACGCGTCCTCTCTTCGCTCTTCATTTGTGGTGCCTTGCCTTCCTCTCGCCATCCTCATGAGGTGTCTCCACAG atggaagatgatccagctgAAAAACTGGTAAATTCTGCTGAAGACGATGGTCTGGAGAAGATCCAAATTCCACCTAAGAGTTCTTCTTTTCACAGTGGTACTGAACATCCAATTCCTACAACTGAAACTGGAGCTGGATCTCAAAGAGGCACATTGCCTGGCGATAGCTCTTCTAGAGAAGATTCTCCTGGAAATGTTGAGGCAATTGATAAAGGGAAAAGGTTGTATGAGAATAAGGAATTAGCGTTTAATTCTCAATCACTTCTTACTTGTAGAAGCTATGATGCTAGTACATCCTATGAAGATGAACCTTCTACAGAAACAGAATCTGCAAATGCCAGGGCGAATGCAGATGCTCTTAACCGGGGTAACAATGTGATGAATGAGAATGTGCCTCATAGTTGTGCTGGCTTTATGCTTTCTAATTGTCCATCTTCTGTTGGACTTGGAGAATCTTCATCAGATGAAGTATCAGTTGAAAATTGTGCAAATGAACTGATGCTTTTCCACGACTGTGATTCTGGTTCAGCATCTGTTCTTTCTGAATCTCCAGTGGGTGATACTTCTCAGCAGATTACTCCTTCGAGTCTAGGATTCCTGTTGACAGAGAGAGATCTGGGTCATACAGACAGGAATGTACTTCAAGTTGACATGGTGAGTGTCTCCTCCAATATGTCACCTAGTAGTTCTGCTGGATTGAGCAATCATGAAGCAAGACATAATAGCAGAAGACTTTTCTGGGATGCTTTCTCAAGACGCAGTTCTAGAAGGAATGCAGAGTCCAGATCGCATCTTTTTACAACAGATGACTCCGATGGACTTGAATCTCATGACAGATGGCTTCTTGATTTTAATGGCGATTTCTTTGAGGATGGGATTGGAGGTGATTCACGACCACATCCAAGTAGCAACCAGAATACCAATGAACGTCGGTGGGATTCCAGTTCTGAG ATATGGGAACGATTTCGTGATGTTGGTCGAAGTGGGACTGATCGACGGGCAGCCACCTGTCCAGCAGGAATTCACCCTGATGGTGCATGCTCATGTGGTTTGATGTTAAGGGCTGAGGAGTCTGGTGCTCGTGCAAGCATTTCACGAATAGTCATGCTTGCTGAAGCATTGTTTGAG GTACTAGATGAAATACATAGACAACCCATGTCACTACCCTTGTCTGTGGTCTCAGTTCCAGCTCCAGAGACAGTTGTTGACTCTCTACCTGTGAAGATTCATAGGAAGCCAGAAAGACTGGAAAGTGGAGATGATGTTATACA GTGTTATATTTGCTTGGCAGAGTACGAAGAGGGGGACAAAATAAGAATTCTCCCTTGCCACCATGAGTATCATGTGGCCTGTATTGATAAATGGCTTAAAGAAATACATGG CATTGTTTCTACTCTAACACTCCAGCGTATGCCCCCTCTGTCGACGAGATGTTCGTGA
- the LOC113775193 gene encoding uncharacterized protein LOC113775193 encodes MPTSPRLFSLPHSPDYTYLSLPVYQHRHRNLSSCIFTHTHTLEEKIKERNSRLMELDDDHNPASPHSLKSKLKDSLCFYCCFRRHHHGHRQVLDSPTGPPTPPLPSDDKPTLLWLKTRKAHDLKDDIKDKCMMVFGRVGNGINRHHKRHPSAEFRYDPLSYSLNFEDGFDEDDEYPLRNFSARLPPSQPVEALPAVREIAAISCR; translated from the coding sequence ATGCCAACCTCTCCTCGTCTTTTTTCACTTCCTCACTCTCCAGACTACACGTATCTCTCCCTCCCAGTATATCAGCATCGCCACCGCAACCTCTCTAGCTGCATTTttacacacactcacacactagaagagaaaataaaggaaagaaattctAGACTAATGGAATTGGATGACGATCACAACCCAGCCTCTCCACATTCACTCAAATCCAAGCTCAAAGACTCGCTCTGCTTCTACTGCTGCTTCCGCCGCCACCACCACGGCCATCGCCAGGTTCTAGACTCTCCAACGGGACCGCCAACACCTCCTCTGCCGTCAGATGACAAGCCCACTTTGCTCTGGCTGAAAACAAGGAAGGCCCATGATTTGAAAGACGATATAAAGGACAAGTGCATGATGGTTTTCGGCCGCGTTGGAAATGGAATCAACAGGCATCATAAAAGACACCCGTCTGCTGAATTCAGATACGACCCGCTGAGTTATTCGCTGAATTTCGAAGATGGGTTCGACGAGGACGATGAATATCCGTTGAGGAATTTCTCCGCCAGGCTTCCTCCTTCCCAGCCTGTTGAAGCCTTGCCTGCTGTAAGAGAAATCGCAGCTATTAGCTGCAGATGA